Proteins encoded by one window of Lathyrus oleraceus cultivar Zhongwan6 chromosome 1, CAAS_Psat_ZW6_1.0, whole genome shotgun sequence:
- the LOC127079223 gene encoding divinyl chlorophyllide a 8-vinyl-reductase, chloroplastic — translation MSLCYSSNFITLPLPKHQTLSFNLSSHSSHFINLFQVSSTPLSSFSRKSHEPIKYTKEKSKLYASLSPSPPVETTPSTFRTKSPKDVNVLVVGSTGYIGKFVVKELVKRGFNVTSIAREKSGTKGSVDKETTLSELRGANVCFSDVTNLDSFNESLNNLGVSFDVVVSCLASRNGGVKDSWKIDYEATKNSLVAGRKLGASHFVLLSAICVQKPLLEFQRAKLKLEDELVKEAEKDDRFSYSIVRPTAFFKSLGGQVDLVKDGKPYVMFGDGKLCACKPISEQDLASFIVDCVMSEDKVNKILPIGGPGKALTPLEQGEILFKLLGKEPKFLKVPIGIMDFAIGVLDFLVKVFPSLEDAAEFGKIGRYYAAESMLILDPETGEYSDEKTPSYGNDTLEEFFGRVLREGMAGQELGEQNIF, via the coding sequence ATGTCCCTTTGTTATTCTTCCAATTTCATCACACTCCCATTacccaaacaccaaaccctttCATTCAACCTCTCTTCACACTCTTCTCACTTCATCAACCTATTCCAGGTAAGTTCAACTCCTCTATCATCATTCTCTAGAAAATCTCATGAACCCATTAAGTATACCAAAGAAAAATCGAAACTTTATGCTTCTCTTTCACCATCTCCACCAGTTGAAACCACCCCATCAACATTTAGAACCAAGAGTCCAAAAGATGTTAATGTATTGGTTGTAGGTTCAACTGGGTATATAGGAAAATTTGTGGTGAAAGAATTGGTTAAAAGAGGCTTTAATGTTACTTCAATTGCTAGAGAAAAGAGTGGAACTAAAGGAAGCGTTGATAAAGAAACAACATTGAGTGAATTAAGAGGTGCTAATGTATGTTTCTCTGATGTTACCAATTTGGATAGTTTTAATGAGTCTTTGAACAACCTAGGTGTTTCTTTTGATGTTGTTGTGTCGTGTCTTGCAAGTAGAAATGGCGGGGTTAAGGATTCGTGGAAGATTGATTATGAAGCAACTAAGAATAGTCTTGTAGCTGGTAGGAAACTTGGTGCTTCTCATTTTGTTTTGCTTTCTGCAATATGTGTGCAGAAGCCTCTTCTCGAGTTTCAGCGTGCGAAGCTGAAACTCGAGGATGAGTTGGTGAAAGAAGCAGAAAAGGACGATAGGTTTAGTTATAGTATAGTGAGGCCGACAGCGTTTTTCAAGAGTTTAGGTGGTCAGGTTGATTTGGTGAAAGATGGGAAGCCTTATGTGATGTTTGGTGATGGAAAGTTGTGTGCTTGTAAACCGATAAGTGAGCAAGATTTAGCTTCTTTTATTGTTGATTGTGTAATGAGTGAAGATAAAGTTAACAAGATTTTACCTATTGGAGGACCGGGGAAGGCATTGACTCCATTGGAACAAGGGGAGATTTTGTTTAAGCTTTTAGGGAAGGAGCCTAAGTTCTTGAAAGTTCCGATAGGGATAATGGATTTCGCGATTGGTGTTCTTGATTTTTTGGTTAAGGTGTTTCCTTCGTTGGAAGATGCTGCTGAGTTTGGGAAAATTGGAAGGTACTATGCAGCTGAAAGTATGTTGATTCTGGACCCTGAGACCGGCGAGTACAGCGACGAGAAGACGCCGAGCTATGGGAATGATACATTGGAAGAGTTTTTTGGTAGGGTGCTCAGGGAAGGGATGGCAGGTCAAGAGCTAGGTGAGCAAAATATATTTTAA